A single genomic interval of Nerophis lumbriciformis linkage group LG17, RoL_Nlum_v2.1, whole genome shotgun sequence harbors:
- the fam181b gene encoding protein FAM181B, protein MAVMNPPFMNFCFPGCVTEYDVDKSPDGGLLGEAEKEEDYRETTRELLSFMDSASSNIKLALDKPVKSKRKVNHRKYLQKQIKRCTGILSPDAAGKGPGSSVQPAGQSKTLPKREGVQASMQSRSLAALFGPAKDAKKPPLRHRNLPPSFFTEPANCSTVAPALSGMSLRDLERSNPEAADFFELLGPDYGNVSVEQELFQPARGQTDVAGLELAAHDAHHFAGGLVYSEPWTSCSPPLARKLPESLRTAAAQPALYCHPEAAAVDDNALCSLAFSNFFAECSIPHFDDYSRTTYSSL, encoded by the coding sequence ATGGCCGTCATGAACCCGCCGTTCATGAATTTCTGCTTCCCGGGCTGCGTGACGGAGTACGACGTGGACAAAAGTCCGGACGGGGGTCTCCTGGGCGAGGCAGAGAAGGAGGAGGACTACAGGGAGACCACCAGGGAGCTCCTGAGCTTCATGGACTCGGCCTCTAGCAACATCAAGCTGGCCTTGGACAAGCCAGTCAAGTCCAAGAGGAAAGTCAACCATCGCAAGTACCTACAGAAGCAGATCAAGAGGTGCACCGGCATCCTCTCCCCCGACGCGGCGGGCAAGGGCCCAGGGTCCTCCGTCCAGCCGGCAGGCCAAAGCAAGACCCTCCCCAAGCGCGAAGGTGTCCAGGCCAGCATGCAGAGCCGCAGCCTGGCCGCGCTCTTCGGCCCCGCCAAGGACGCCAAGAAGCCGCCCCTGCGCCATCGCAACTTGCCGCCCTCCTTCTTCACAGAGCCCGCCAACTGCTCCACCGTGGCCCCCGCCTTGTCGGGGATGTCGTTGAGGGACCTGGAGCGCTCCAACCCGGAGGCCGCCGACTTCTTCGAGCTGCTGGGACCAGACTACGGCAACGTGTCGGTCGAGCAAGAACTCTTCCAGCCCGCACGGGGGCAGACGGACGTGGCGGGCCTGGAGCTGGCCGCTCACGACGCCCACCACTTCGCCGGGGGTCTCGTGTACTCTGAGCCGTGGACTAGCTGCTCGCCTCCGCTCGCCAGGAAGCTCCCGGAGAGCCTGCGGACGGCCGCCGCCCAGCCTGCGCTCTACTGCCACCCGGAGGCCGCAGCCGTGGACGACAACGCGCTGTGCTCCTTGGCCTTCTCCAACTTCTTCGCGGAATGTTCCATACCTCACTTCGACGACTACAGCAGGACCACGTACTCATCGCTATGA